The Chryseobacterium sp. 52 genome includes a region encoding these proteins:
- a CDS encoding TetR/AcrR family transcriptional regulator — protein MELKEKQRKILDVAVELFKEKGYMGSSVRDLATKLNIKAASLYAHIRSKEEILEWICFGIAQEFFDELQEVKSTDIAPKDKLNLFLDKHLSVVLQNRDVTHIYSNEWRHLEERLPEFVELRKNYQEEVEQLISEIYKAENWELNSPTFTTRFILHTLNNSYFWFKRNTESTIEITDEIRAKLLYGLLGNQKQ, from the coding sequence ATGGAGCTTAAAGAAAAACAAAGAAAAATTTTAGACGTAGCAGTAGAGCTTTTCAAAGAGAAAGGCTATATGGGCAGCTCGGTAAGAGATCTGGCTACAAAGCTTAATATTAAGGCAGCATCCTTGTATGCACATATCCGTTCAAAAGAGGAAATTTTGGAATGGATTTGCTTCGGAATTGCCCAGGAATTCTTTGACGAGCTTCAGGAGGTAAAAAGCACAGACATTGCCCCAAAAGATAAACTGAATTTATTTTTGGATAAACATTTATCTGTAGTACTCCAAAACCGTGATGTCACTCACATCTATTCTAATGAGTGGAGGCATCTTGAAGAAAGACTTCCTGAATTTGTAGAGTTAAGGAAAAATTATCAGGAAGAAGTAGAACAGCTGATTTCCGAGATCTACAAAGCAGAAAACTGGGAGCTGAATTCGCCTACTTTTACCACAAGATTTATACTTCATACCCTCAACAATTCTTATTTCTGGTTCAAAAGGAATACGGAATCTACTATTGAAATTACCGATGAAATAAGAGCAAAGCTTCTTTATGGCTTGCTGGGGAATCAAAAACAATAA
- a CDS encoding phenylacetate--CoA ligase family protein, translating into MDFSVEYLKLDQLRRLQSERLTNLVGYLEERSEFYRRKFDESGISPQEIRTIEDISKLPITYKQDLRDHYPFGLFTVPKNELQRIHCSSGTTGRPTVVGYTKEDVDLFSEVVARSLNAAGAKPGMQLHNAYGYGIFTGGLGLHYGAEKLGMSVLPISGGMTTRQVDLIMDFKPEVICCSPSYALTIADEFAKRGISAEEISLKYAVLGSEPWTEIIRSHIEERLGLHATNIYGLSEIIGPGVSMEDFEEKGGSYIWEDHFYPEILDPITKQPVPFGEEGVLVITTLTKKAMPLLRYWTNDITSLYYDEDGKRTMVKMRPIKGRADDMLIVRGVNVYPSQIEEAFSHVKGVVPNYYLMPIEKEQMCIGLDIDLEIDDEFVKAQQIEINTDDYAIFVGNFGKSIENEIKKRVGITTKVKVHAQDSLPKCEGGKINRILKTK; encoded by the coding sequence ATGGATTTTTCAGTTGAATATTTAAAACTCGACCAATTGAGACGGCTTCAATCTGAGCGGTTGACCAATTTGGTGGGCTATCTTGAAGAGAGATCGGAATTTTACAGAAGGAAATTTGATGAATCGGGAATATCACCTCAGGAAATAAGGACAATTGAAGATATTTCAAAACTGCCGATTACTTACAAACAGGATTTAAGAGATCATTATCCGTTTGGATTATTTACAGTTCCCAAAAACGAATTGCAAAGAATCCACTGTTCCAGCGGAACTACCGGAAGACCAACGGTTGTTGGATATACAAAAGAAGATGTTGATTTATTCAGTGAAGTGGTCGCAAGATCTTTGAATGCGGCGGGAGCAAAACCAGGAATGCAGTTGCATAATGCCTACGGTTACGGAATTTTCACGGGTGGATTAGGACTTCATTACGGCGCTGAAAAACTGGGAATGAGTGTTCTTCCAATTTCAGGAGGAATGACAACCAGACAGGTTGATCTGATCATGGATTTTAAACCTGAAGTAATCTGCTGTTCACCGTCTTATGCATTGACGATAGCTGATGAATTTGCGAAAAGAGGAATTTCAGCAGAAGAAATCAGTCTGAAATATGCTGTTTTAGGCTCTGAGCCTTGGACGGAAATTATCAGAAGCCATATTGAAGAAAGACTGGGACTTCACGCTACCAATATTTACGGATTAAGCGAGATCATTGGTCCGGGAGTGTCAATGGAAGACTTTGAAGAAAAAGGAGGGTCTTATATTTGGGAAGATCATTTTTATCCTGAAATTTTAGATCCAATCACCAAACAACCGGTTCCTTTCGGAGAAGAAGGTGTTTTGGTGATTACAACTTTAACGAAAAAAGCAATGCCGCTTTTACGGTATTGGACCAACGATATAACGAGTCTCTATTACGATGAAGATGGGAAGAGAACGATGGTGAAAATGAGACCCATCAAAGGTAGAGCAGATGATATGCTGATTGTAAGAGGCGTAAATGTCTATCCAAGCCAGATTGAAGAAGCTTTTTCTCATGTAAAAGGAGTTGTTCCGAATTATTATCTGATGCCAATCGAGAAAGAACAAATGTGTATAGGACTGGATATTGATCTGGAAATTGATGATGAATTTGTGAAAGCGCAACAAATTGAAATTAATACCGATGATTATGCTATTTTTGTCGGAAACTTTGGAAAAAGTATAGAAAACGAAATAAAAAAACGGGTAGGAATCACCACAAAAGTGAAAGTTCATGCTCAGGACAGTTTGCCGAAGTGCGAAGGTGGAAAAATTAATAGAATACTAAAAACAAAATGA
- a CDS encoding PaaI family thioesterase: MNPRQVADYMLDQDYFSQWMNIKMIEVKENYCLIEMPIKKDMINGLKTVHGGVTFAFADSALAFSSNNSGDAAVALNCIINFTKAGKEGDIFRAESILVNDTRKTAVYDIKITNQNNELVAKFVGTVYKIGKKVTEL; this comes from the coding sequence ATGAATCCAAGACAAGTTGCAGATTATATGCTCGATCAGGATTATTTTTCCCAATGGATGAATATCAAAATGATTGAAGTTAAAGAAAACTATTGTTTAATAGAAATGCCCATCAAGAAAGACATGATCAATGGGCTTAAAACCGTTCACGGGGGCGTGACGTTTGCTTTTGCAGATTCTGCCCTGGCATTTTCGTCCAACAACTCAGGAGATGCGGCCGTTGCTCTCAATTGTATCATCAATTTCACCAAAGCCGGAAAAGAGGGTGATATTTTCAGAGCAGAAAGTATTCTGGTGAACGATACCAGAAAAACAGCCGTTTACGACATTAAAATCACCAATCAAAACAATGAACTGGTGGCAAAATTTGTCGGAACCGTTTATAAAATTGGAAAAAAAGTAACAGAACTATAA
- a CDS encoding 2Fe-2S iron-sulfur cluster-binding protein, which yields MNSFYKLKTVKVQKDTHDAVNVTVEVPEELKDKFRFRQGQYLNFRMMINGNEERRSYSICNAPSEKSNTLEVLVKLLEGGKVSGYFNEHLHMDELLEVMPPMGGFNTSYHPTNVKTYVGLAAGSGISPVLSNIKESLYQEPNSCAYLFYSNRSMNHVMKRAEIDKLVEHFNGRLKVIYLVSREKHEDPVFEGRISAEKLEQLFERYADIDIKEATYFICGPAEMIKGIADYLKKDKKVPAIQVLFEYFTAPDEENSEEMSDEFKAIANIESMVTVIIDDDEYSFHLNSKKESILDKALKDNLPVPFACKGGVCCTCKAEVLEGEVFMEKNFALTEDEVARGFVLTCQCHPTTNVVMLNYDV from the coding sequence ATGAATTCATTTTATAAACTAAAAACTGTAAAGGTTCAGAAAGATACTCACGATGCAGTGAATGTAACGGTGGAAGTTCCTGAAGAGCTGAAGGATAAATTCAGATTCAGACAAGGGCAGTATCTTAATTTCCGTATGATGATCAACGGGAATGAGGAGAGACGTTCTTATTCTATCTGCAATGCTCCAAGCGAAAAAAGCAATACGCTGGAAGTATTGGTTAAGCTTTTGGAGGGCGGAAAAGTTTCAGGATATTTCAATGAGCATCTTCATATGGATGAACTGCTGGAAGTAATGCCTCCTATGGGTGGTTTCAATACTTCTTATCACCCTACCAATGTGAAAACCTATGTAGGTTTAGCAGCGGGAAGCGGGATCAGCCCGGTTTTATCAAATATTAAGGAAAGTCTTTATCAGGAGCCCAACAGCTGCGCTTATCTTTTTTACAGCAACAGAAGCATGAATCATGTGATGAAAAGAGCTGAGATTGATAAATTGGTAGAGCACTTCAACGGAAGACTGAAAGTAATTTATTTAGTAAGCCGTGAAAAGCATGAAGATCCTGTATTCGAAGGAAGAATTTCTGCCGAAAAACTGGAGCAGTTATTTGAAAGGTATGCAGATATTGATATCAAAGAAGCTACTTATTTCATCTGTGGGCCTGCAGAAATGATCAAAGGGATTGCAGATTATTTAAAGAAAGATAAAAAAGTACCTGCTATTCAGGTCTTATTTGAATATTTTACCGCTCCTGACGAAGAAAATTCGGAGGAAATGAGTGACGAGTTTAAAGCGATTGCTAATATCGAAAGTATGGTAACCGTGATCATCGACGACGATGAATATTCGTTTCACCTGAATTCTAAAAAAGAGAGTATCTTAGATAAAGCATTGAAAGACAATCTTCCGGTACCTTTTGCGTGCAAAGGAGGAGTGTGCTGTACGTGTAAGGCAGAAGTTTTAGAAGGAGAAGTTTTCATGGAGAAGAATTTCGCGCTTACCGAAGACGAAGTAGCAAGAGGATTTGTTCTTACTTGCCAATGTCACCCGACTACGAATGTGGTGATGCTTAATTATGATGTTTAA
- a CDS encoding enoyl-CoA hydratase/isomerase family protein produces MYTQLDIETHFDGKLKIAYLNQPDTMNALTKPSLSDLKDFVKECSEDPTVRCVAISGRGRAFCSGQNLDDAFVQGNEHHDNDIIRKIVVDYYNPLVTEITRCKKPVVALVNGPAVGAGAMLALICDFVLAVDKSYFAQAFSNIGLIPDTGGTYFLPKLLGRQLANYLAFTGKRLSAEESKSYGLVAEVFTEEEFAPKSMEILEKMSNMPTAAIKLTKKAFAQSYTNTLREQLELEGDLQQEAAQTEDFIEGVNAFLQKRKPDYKGK; encoded by the coding sequence ATGTATACACAACTTGATATTGAAACGCATTTTGACGGGAAACTGAAAATTGCCTACCTCAATCAGCCGGACACGATGAACGCGCTTACAAAACCCTCTTTATCAGATTTAAAAGATTTTGTTAAAGAATGCAGCGAAGATCCAACGGTAAGATGCGTAGCGATTTCCGGGAGAGGAAGAGCCTTCTGCTCCGGTCAGAATCTGGATGATGCTTTCGTACAGGGTAACGAACACCATGACAACGATATTATCAGAAAAATTGTAGTAGATTATTACAATCCTTTGGTAACAGAGATCACGCGTTGTAAAAAACCTGTTGTGGCATTGGTAAACGGCCCTGCAGTAGGTGCAGGAGCTATGTTAGCTTTGATTTGCGACTTTGTACTGGCAGTAGACAAATCTTATTTTGCTCAGGCATTTTCAAATATCGGATTGATTCCTGATACAGGAGGAACTTATTTCCTTCCAAAATTATTAGGAAGACAATTAGCCAATTATTTAGCATTTACAGGCAAAAGATTATCTGCTGAAGAATCTAAATCTTACGGTTTGGTAGCTGAAGTATTCACTGAAGAAGAATTTGCGCCAAAATCAATGGAGATCCTTGAGAAAATGTCAAATATGCCGACTGCTGCTATTAAATTGACTAAAAAAGCATTTGCTCAGTCGTACACTAATACATTGAGAGAACAGCTTGAACTGGAAGGCGACCTACAGCAGGAAGCTGCACAGACAGAAGATTTCATCGAAGGAGTAAATGCCTTTTTACAGAAAAGAAAACCTGATTATAAAGGAAAATAA
- the paaC gene encoding 1,2-phenylacetyl-CoA epoxidase subunit PaaC, with the protein MNPLHNYLLKLADDSFIMGQRLSAWCGEGPYLEEDIALTNIALDELGQANNFYVYASRLDDNGKSEDDLAFLRYEHEYVNAHWVELPNEDYAQTILKVYVFSVYQKLMYEALSHSADEELSAIAQKSLKEVRYHYTHAASWMKIFALGTEESRGRVVKAIENIWEYTKGLFEKGEGEDDLIALNIASDPDALYEQFIAVTEKDFAEYGLEYPKDHFMQPKSRTGYHTEYFGFILCELQYMQRAYPGCTW; encoded by the coding sequence ATGAATCCATTACATAATTATTTATTAAAATTAGCGGATGACAGCTTCATCATGGGACAGAGATTGTCTGCATGGTGTGGTGAAGGTCCATATTTGGAAGAAGATATTGCTTTAACCAACATCGCTTTAGATGAACTGGGTCAGGCAAACAACTTTTATGTCTATGCATCAAGACTTGATGATAATGGCAAAAGCGAAGATGATTTAGCTTTCCTAAGATACGAGCATGAGTATGTAAACGCACATTGGGTAGAACTTCCCAACGAAGATTATGCTCAGACCATCCTTAAAGTATATGTTTTTTCTGTGTATCAGAAATTGATGTATGAGGCGTTGTCCCATTCAGCAGATGAAGAATTGTCTGCCATTGCTCAAAAGTCTTTGAAAGAAGTAAGATACCATTACACTCACGCTGCTTCATGGATGAAAATTTTTGCTCTGGGAACAGAAGAAAGCCGTGGGCGCGTTGTAAAAGCTATTGAAAATATCTGGGAATATACGAAAGGTCTATTCGAGAAAGGGGAAGGAGAAGATGATTTAATTGCTTTGAACATTGCTTCGGATCCAGATGCTTTATATGAGCAGTTTATAGCAGTTACAGAAAAAGATTTTGCAGAATACGGTCTTGAATATCCAAAAGATCATTTCATGCAGCCAAAATCAAGAACAGGATATCATACAGAATATTTCGGATTTATTCTTTGCGAACTTCAGTATATGCAGAGAGCTTATCCGGGATGTACGTGGTAG
- the paaD gene encoding 1,2-phenylacetyl-CoA epoxidase subunit PaaD → MNNLLNILSQVPDPEIPVINVVELGIVREAKVTGENTCEVTITPTYSACPAMFTIEEDIIKMMKENGWDAKVVTKMFPIWTTDWLTDEAREKLRVYGITPPEKGADEHHIGKPKKCPRCGSMNSKQISRFGSTLCKASYQCLDCLEPFDYFKCH, encoded by the coding sequence TTGAATAATTTATTAAACATACTATCCCAGGTTCCCGATCCCGAAATTCCGGTGATCAATGTCGTGGAATTAGGTATTGTAAGAGAGGCAAAAGTGACAGGTGAAAATACCTGCGAAGTAACGATTACGCCTACTTATTCTGCCTGTCCCGCCATGTTCACCATTGAGGAAGATATCATCAAAATGATGAAGGAAAACGGCTGGGATGCCAAAGTAGTAACCAAAATGTTTCCAATATGGACAACAGACTGGTTAACAGATGAAGCGAGAGAAAAGCTTCGTGTTTACGGAATCACACCTCCTGAAAAAGGAGCAGACGAACATCACATCGGGAAACCGAAAAAATGTCCGCGTTGCGGTTCCATGAATTCAAAACAGATCAGCAGATTCGGGTCTACATTGTGTAAGGCTTCTTATCAATGTCTGGACTGTCTGGAGCCCTTTGATTATTTTAAATGTCATTAA
- the pcaF gene encoding 3-oxoadipyl-CoA thiolase, translated as MNNVYIIDYIRTPISKLAGGLSEVRPDDLAAIVLKEIVARNPDVPVEEIEDVIFGCANQAGEDNRNVARMGLLLAGLPYKIGGETVNRLCASGMSAVANAFRSIASGEGEIYIAGGVEQMTRSPYVMSKPSAAFGRDSQMFDTTFGWRFVNPKMKEMYGVDGMGDTAENLADMHNISREDQDKFALWSQQKATKAQESGRLAQEIVKVEIPQRKGDPKVFAHDEFIKPTSSMEGLGKLRPAFRKEGTVTAGNASGMNDGAAALILASEEAVKKYGLKPKAKILGSAVAGVEPRIMGIGPVEATRKLLKRLNLSLEDMDVIELNEAFAAQALAVTRSLGLQDDDSRINPNGGAIAIGHPLGVSGARIIGSAAMELQKQDKKYALCTLCIGVGQGYAMVIEKV; from the coding sequence ATGAACAACGTATATATCATAGATTACATCAGAACACCCATTTCTAAATTAGCGGGTGGACTTTCAGAAGTTCGTCCGGATGATTTGGCGGCAATTGTCCTTAAAGAAATCGTTGCGAGAAATCCTGACGTTCCTGTAGAGGAAATTGAAGATGTTATTTTCGGATGTGCCAATCAGGCTGGTGAGGACAATAGAAATGTAGCCAGAATGGGCCTGTTGTTGGCCGGACTTCCTTACAAAATTGGAGGAGAAACGGTAAACAGACTCTGCGCGTCCGGAATGTCGGCGGTTGCTAATGCTTTCCGTTCCATTGCTTCAGGAGAAGGTGAAATTTACATCGCAGGAGGAGTAGAGCAGATGACGCGTTCGCCTTATGTAATGTCAAAACCAAGCGCAGCCTTCGGAAGAGACAGTCAGATGTTTGATACCACTTTCGGATGGCGTTTTGTCAATCCGAAAATGAAAGAAATGTATGGCGTAGACGGAATGGGAGATACTGCTGAAAACTTAGCCGATATGCACAATATCAGCAGAGAAGATCAGGATAAATTTGCCTTATGGTCTCAGCAGAAAGCTACCAAAGCTCAGGAAAGCGGAAGACTCGCACAAGAAATTGTAAAAGTTGAAATTCCACAGAGAAAAGGCGATCCTAAAGTGTTTGCTCACGACGAATTCATCAAACCGACATCTTCCATGGAAGGTTTAGGAAAACTGCGCCCGGCTTTCAGAAAAGAAGGAACCGTAACCGCTGGAAATGCTTCAGGAATGAATGACGGAGCAGCAGCTCTTATCCTGGCCAGTGAAGAAGCTGTGAAAAAATATGGCTTAAAACCAAAAGCTAAAATCTTAGGATCCGCCGTAGCTGGTGTGGAACCTAGAATTATGGGAATAGGACCTGTAGAAGCTACCCGGAAATTATTGAAAAGATTAAATCTTTCTTTGGAAGATATGGACGTTATCGAACTGAACGAAGCATTTGCAGCACAGGCTTTAGCCGTGACCAGAAGCTTAGGTTTACAGGATGATGATTCAAGAATAAATCCAAACGGTGGCGCCATTGCTATTGGCCACCCGCTGGGAGTTTCAGGAGCAAGAATTATCGGTTCTGCAGCAATGGAACTTCAGAAACAGGATAAAAAATATGCATTGTGTACCCTTTGTATCGGTGTCGGACAAGGCTATGCAATGGTTATTGAAAAAGTATAA
- a CDS encoding 3-hydroxyacyl-CoA dehydrogenase NAD-binding domain-containing protein: MNVGIIGAGTMGVGIAQVAATAGCKVVLFDANAPQIDKALSGLEKTLQKLVDKAKISQEKATEIKNNITKGEALQDLKDSDLVIEAIIENKEIKTKVFTELETYVSDSCIISSNTSSISITSLGAELKKPERFIGIHFFNPAPLMPLVEIIPSLLTEKSLAEKMYSLMKEWGKIPVIAKDIPGFIVNRIARPYYGEGLRMVEENIATPEQVDDAMRTLGNFKMGPFELMDLIGVDVNFSVTTTVYKDYFNDPKYKPSLLQQRMAEAKLHGRKTGKGFYDYAEGAEKPVAEKDDALYQQIFLRIISMLINEAVEAKRLGVANDEDIELAMQKGVNYPKGLLSWGKEIGYAKISETLQNLYEEYQEERYRQSPLLRKM, translated from the coding sequence ATGAACGTAGGAATTATTGGTGCAGGGACTATGGGCGTAGGAATTGCGCAGGTAGCTGCAACAGCGGGATGCAAAGTCGTTCTATTCGATGCAAATGCTCCGCAGATTGATAAAGCATTATCAGGCTTAGAGAAAACACTTCAGAAATTAGTGGATAAAGCTAAAATTTCTCAGGAAAAAGCCACAGAAATCAAAAACAATATAACTAAAGGTGAAGCTTTACAGGATCTGAAAGACTCAGATCTAGTCATTGAAGCCATCATTGAAAACAAAGAAATAAAGACCAAAGTTTTTACAGAACTTGAAACCTATGTTTCGGACAGCTGTATCATCAGTTCCAACACATCATCCATTTCTATCACCTCTCTCGGTGCAGAACTAAAGAAACCGGAACGTTTCATTGGAATTCACTTCTTCAATCCGGCTCCATTAATGCCTTTGGTTGAAATCATACCATCTTTATTAACAGAAAAATCATTAGCTGAAAAAATGTACAGCCTCATGAAGGAATGGGGGAAAATTCCTGTGATTGCCAAAGATATTCCCGGATTCATTGTAAACAGAATTGCCCGTCCATATTATGGGGAAGGTTTGAGAATGGTTGAAGAAAACATCGCAACTCCCGAACAGGTAGATGATGCCATGAGAACTTTAGGAAACTTCAAAATGGGACCTTTTGAACTGATGGATCTTATTGGTGTTGACGTCAATTTTTCTGTAACAACAACTGTTTACAAAGATTATTTCAATGATCCAAAATACAAGCCGTCTTTATTACAACAACGCATGGCTGAAGCCAAACTTCACGGCAGAAAAACAGGAAAAGGATTCTATGATTATGCTGAAGGAGCTGAAAAGCCAGTCGCTGAAAAAGACGATGCTTTATATCAACAAATATTTTTACGAATTATTTCAATGTTGATCAATGAAGCCGTAGAAGCAAAAAGATTAGGCGTTGCCAATGACGAAGATATTGAACTGGCTATGCAGAAAGGAGTAAACTATCCAAAAGGTTTACTAAGCTGGGGAAAAGAAATCGGATATGCAAAAATTTCCGAAACCCTGCAGAATCTTTACGAAGAATATCAGGAAGAAAGATACAGACAAAGCCCCTTACTTCGTAAAATGTAG
- the paaB gene encoding 1,2-phenylacetyl-CoA epoxidase subunit PaaB, with amino-acid sequence MSQLDMWEVFIQTKPGLSHKHVGIVQAPTAEMALQNARDVYTRRKEGTSVWVVPSKYIVTSEGIDKEAFFDPADDKLYRHPTFYDIPNDVKNM; translated from the coding sequence ATGAGTCAATTAGATATGTGGGAAGTGTTTATTCAGACTAAACCGGGATTATCTCACAAACACGTTGGAATAGTACAGGCGCCAACAGCAGAAATGGCTTTGCAGAATGCAAGAGACGTTTATACAAGAAGAAAGGAAGGAACTTCTGTTTGGGTAGTTCCAAGTAAATATATCGTTACCTCAGAAGGCATAGATAAAGAGGCATTCTTTGATCCGGCAGATGACAAATTATACCGTCACCCGACTTTCTACGATATTCCTAACGACGTGAAAAATATGTAA
- the paaA gene encoding 1,2-phenylacetyl-CoA epoxidase subunit PaaA codes for MDLEKFVEYVHAENKVEPKDVMPDDYRKLLVRQISQHAHSEIVGMLPEANWVSRAPSLRRKMALLAKVQDEAGHGLYLYSATETLGNGTVRADRDATYDDMLEGKAKYSSIFNYPTLSWADIGAIGWLVDGAAIMNQVMLMGNSYGPYSRAMVKICKEESFHQRQGYEILMALCRGTKQQKEMAQASLNRFWWPALMMFGPNDDSSPNSKISMNYRVKRESNDSLRQRFIDVTVSQAEFLGLTMPDKDLKWNEERQHYDFGELPWDEFMTILKGNGPCNKKRLQTKVKAQQENLWVKEAAVAFAEKQQKEIV; via the coding sequence ATGGACTTAGAAAAATTTGTTGAATATGTTCACGCAGAAAATAAAGTAGAACCAAAAGATGTAATGCCCGATGATTACAGAAAGCTATTGGTTCGTCAGATTTCACAGCACGCCCATTCTGAAATTGTGGGAATGCTTCCTGAAGCCAACTGGGTTTCAAGAGCACCTTCATTAAGAAGAAAAATGGCTCTTCTGGCTAAAGTTCAGGATGAGGCAGGTCATGGTTTATACCTTTATTCTGCAACAGAAACATTAGGAAACGGAACGGTGAGAGCAGACAGAGATGCTACTTACGATGATATGCTGGAAGGGAAAGCGAAATATTCAAGTATCTTCAATTATCCTACTTTGAGCTGGGCAGATATCGGAGCTATCGGCTGGTTGGTAGATGGTGCAGCTATTATGAATCAGGTGATGCTGATGGGGAACTCTTATGGTCCTTATTCCAGAGCAATGGTGAAAATATGTAAAGAAGAATCTTTCCACCAAAGACAAGGCTACGAAATTTTAATGGCACTTTGCCGTGGGACAAAACAACAGAAAGAAATGGCTCAGGCTTCGTTAAACCGTTTCTGGTGGCCGGCTTTAATGATGTTTGGTCCGAATGACGACAGCTCACCCAACTCTAAAATCTCTATGAATTACAGAGTGAAACGTGAAAGTAACGACAGTCTTCGTCAGAGATTTATCGACGTTACCGTTTCTCAGGCTGAATTCTTAGGATTAACAATGCCGGATAAAGATCTGAAATGGAATGAAGAAAGACAGCATTATGATTTCGGTGAACTTCCATGGGATGAATTCATGACGATTCTAAAAGGAAACGGACCCTGCAACAAGAAAAGACTACAGACAAAAGTAAAAGCGCAGCAGGAAAACCTTTGGGTAAAAGAAGCGGCAGTGGCTTTTGCAGAGAAACAGCAGAAAGAAATAGTTTAA